The nucleotide window ACAAAATCACAATAGGGGCGTTCAATGCTCTGAATCTGGAGATCCTGCAGGCACTGGTGTCTGCAGCCAGCCGGAAGGACGCTCCCATCATCGTACAGACGTATCATAAGCACGTGGATTTCGCCGGGGCGGATTACATGCGCGCCATCGCGGAAGTGGCTTCCACCCATTCAAAAGTGAAAATCGCCATGGGCCTGGATCACGGACGTTCCTACGAGCAGGCAAAGCTCTGCATTGACGCGGGATACAGCGGAGTGATGATCGATCTGGCCTCCGAGGATTATGATTATAATGTGAAGGAGACCTGCCGGGTGGTAGAGGCGGCACATGCCAGGGGAATCTCCGTGGAAGCGGAGCTGGGCACCATTTCCGATGCGGACAGGACGCCGGAGGAGATCGCTCTGGGCTATACAGATCCGGAGATAGCGAGACGATTTGTAAAGGATACCGGCATCGACTGCCTGGCTGTTTCCATCGGGACGGCTCACGGCGTGTATAAGTATACCCCTAAGATCAACTTTGATCTGCTGAAGGAGCTGATCGATACGGTATCCTGCCCCATCGTCGTGCACGGAGGCTCCGGGACGCCGGATGAGGACGTGACGGAAATGGTCCGCATGGGAATAGCGAAGCTGAACGTCGGGACCGACTTCTTTATCGCCTATAACGAGGCGCTCTATGCGTTCTACAAGGAACACGGAGCCCGCTGCGATATCGCGGACGCGCTGGAGACAGCAAGGACAGCCGTGGAAAAAGTGGCGGAGCAGAGGCTGGATATCCTGACACAGTTCCGGGTATAAGTATGAAAGCGGTTTATATTGGGCTTGATGTGGGAACCTCCGGCTGCAAAGCGGCTCTGGTGGACCGGAGCGGGAAGATACTCGCCATGGCCCGCAGGGAATATGGCTTTGAGAGCCCGGAGCCTGGAATGGTGGAACTGAATCCGGCCACTGTGTGGAATGCGGTAAAGGAAACGCTGGCAGAAGCCGCGTCTCCGGAGGTTGAGATCCGCATGCTCGCGGTCTCCTCGATCGGGGAAGCCGTGGTCATGG belongs to Qiania dongpingensis and includes:
- a CDS encoding class II fructose-bisphosphate aldolase, which encodes MALSNYVELLNYAKEHKITIGAFNALNLEILQALVSAASRKDAPIIVQTYHKHVDFAGADYMRAIAEVASTHSKVKIAMGLDHGRSYEQAKLCIDAGYSGVMIDLASEDYDYNVKETCRVVEAAHARGISVEAELGTISDADRTPEEIALGYTDPEIARRFVKDTGIDCLAVSIGTAHGVYKYTPKINFDLLKELIDTVSCPIVVHGGSGTPDEDVTEMVRMGIAKLNVGTDFFIAYNEALYAFYKEHGARCDIADALETARTAVEKVAEQRLDILTQFRV